A window from Rana temporaria chromosome 8, aRanTem1.1, whole genome shotgun sequence encodes these proteins:
- the LOC120910193 gene encoding zinc finger protein 154-like — HQRIHKVECSVCGKYFLKKTDLVNHQRIHTGERPYSCSQCGKSFTKKGGLDKHQRIHKDERPYSCSECGKSFLKKGGLEKHQRSHKDERSYSCLECGKYFIYNGDLIRHRRIHTEERPYSCSECGKSFTRNQSLVQHQRTHTGERPYSCSECGKSFTYKGVLVAHQRIHTGECPYPCSECGKSFAQKGSLSQHQRIHTGERPYSCTECGKSFTQKGDLVVHQRTHTAQRPPLTSD, encoded by the coding sequence catcagagaattcacaagGTTGAGTGTTCAGTGTGCGGGAAATATTTCCTAAAGAAAACTGATCTTGTTAatcatcagagaattcacacaggtgagcgtccttattcatgttcacagtgcgggaaatctttcactaaaAAAGGAGGTCTTGataaacaccagagaattcacaaggATGAGCGTCCTtactcatgttcagagtgcgggaaatccttCCTTAAAAAAGGAGGCCTTGAGaaacaccagagaagtcacaagGATGAGCGTTCTTATTCATGTTTAGAGTGTGGGAAATATTTCATCTATAACGGAGACCTTATTAGACATCGAAGAATTCACACGGAAGAGCGTCCTtactcatgttcagagtgcgggaaatctttcactcgcaATCAAAGCCTTGTTCAacaccagagaactcacacaggtgagcgtccttattcatgttcggagtgcgggaaatctttcacataTAAAGGAGTCCTTGTTgcacatcagagaattcacacgggtgagtgtCCTTAtccgtgttcagagtgcgggaaatcttttgcTCAAAAAGGAAGCCTTTCacaacaccagagaattcacacgggtgagcgtccttattcgtgtacggagtgcgggaaatctttcactcagaaaggagATCTTGTTGTACATCAGAGAACACACACCGCACAGCGTCCTCCATTGACTTCAGATTGA